The Argopecten irradians isolate NY chromosome 6, Ai_NY, whole genome shotgun sequence genome has a window encoding:
- the LOC138324775 gene encoding cilia- and flagella-associated protein 95-like, producing the protein MAEVPDYYERKGSLFLRSDHMNYGRATLNSNWHQAREAEPKNYDISRHSERNLCKATYDKIGDVTDGTLPKTTYQDHAEQTFLKEDFKEQEVRKSMITLDTVNHANIDRDVGYPKRGYGSVLPRHNPDYNKHHLETTHRADYKLPNPDYKTVPERPPDFPDLSAAYRKCHSQFTDTADFRRPGRNTWQDESGIYANTHYKHEVMKSSNPIPESV; encoded by the exons ATGGCGGAGGTACCAGATTATTATGAACGGAAAGGGTCACTTTTCCTTCGCTCCGATCATATGAACTATGGAAGGGCTACCTTAAACTCAAACTG gCATCAAGCTAGAGAAGCAGAGCccaaaaattatgacatcagCCGACACTCTGAAAGAAATCTTTGTAAAGCCACATATGATAAAATAGGAGATGTAACTGATGGT ACATTACCAAAGACAACCTACCAGGACCATGCAGAGCAAACATTCCTCAAGGAGGACTTCAAAGAACAGGAAGTGCGAAAGTCCATGATTACCCTGGATACAGTCAACCATGCTAATATAGACAG AGATGTAGGTTACCCTAAAAGAGGATACGGATCAGTGCTGCCCCGCCACAATCCAGACTATAACAAACATCATCTAGAAACCACACACAGAGCCGACTACAAACTGCCAAACCCAGACTACAAAACAGTACCG GAGAGGCCTCCAGATTTCCCAGACCTGTCTGCAGCTTACAGAAAATGCCACTCCCAGTTCACAGATACGGCCGATTTCCGTCGTCCTGGTCGCAATACATGGCAGGATGAGAGCGGCATTTATGCTAATACTCATTATAAACATGAAGTGATGAAATCATCCAATCCTATTCCAGAGAGCGTGTAG